From the genome of Ectobacillus sp. JY-23, one region includes:
- a CDS encoding DsbA family protein: protein MKSKNMSIILIIFSIAFLILGGTIAYSIYQKKKEGEADPFQYTNQQTLGNKEANIHVVEFGDFKCPACRTWDNTVLPQLKQEYVDTGKVQFHFINFPFIGEDSMLGARAGEAVYKQNPQAFWTFYHELYQAQKKPEEVWITQDLLEQLVTEKMSDIDVEQFNKDMQSKEIIEKVNKDKDLALKLKVQGAPSVYVNGELVNPDYMSIKKAIEEELKK from the coding sequence ATGAAGTCTAAAAACATGTCCATTATATTAATTATTTTCTCCATTGCTTTTCTCATTTTGGGTGGTACTATCGCTTATAGTATTTATCAAAAGAAGAAGGAAGGGGAAGCAGATCCCTTTCAATACACAAATCAGCAAACACTTGGTAATAAAGAAGCGAATATACATGTTGTAGAGTTTGGTGATTTTAAATGCCCCGCATGTCGTACATGGGATAACACCGTACTTCCGCAATTGAAGCAAGAATATGTTGACACAGGGAAAGTACAGTTCCACTTTATTAACTTCCCATTCATTGGTGAGGATTCGATGCTGGGCGCACGTGCCGGAGAAGCTGTGTATAAGCAAAATCCTCAAGCTTTTTGGACGTTTTATCATGAGTTGTATCAAGCGCAAAAAAAGCCAGAAGAAGTATGGATCACGCAAGACTTACTTGAACAGCTTGTGACAGAAAAAATGTCTGATATTGATGTTGAACAATTTAATAAAGATATGCAAAGCAAGGAAATTATTGAAAAAGTAAACAAAGATAAAGATCTGGCGTTAAAGTTAAAAGTACAGGGTGCGCCGAGCGTATATGTCAATGGCGAGTTAGTAAATCCAGACTATATGAGCATTAAAAAAGCGATTGAAGAAGAGTTGAAAAAGTGA